The sequence below is a genomic window from Desulfobulbus oligotrophicus.
ATGATCATTGCAATGCTCCACTGTATAAAGCGAAAGACACCGATAATCATCTGACCGATGGAGCTGAAAACGCCTCCATCAGGTGTGGAACTGACGAGATAGGCCAATATGACAAAAAATAGAAGCACAGCTGCCGCCTTGTAAAGCGAGGCACGTGTTATGTTTGCATGCATGGTTTACTCCTTCCTGGAAAGCCGTTGTTCAGGTTGTCATCCTGAAAATGGGTCTGTTCAATCATTGCCGATTGTCAAAGGGGTATCAAAGGACGATTTGATATATTTTCTAGTGTATTTAAAGACGAACAGCAAGGGAAATATTGTGATCTGTGGCCCGCAGGCGTCAGGTTGCACTCATGGAGAGCCGGCATTTTATCCGGGTGAAGGGTTATTCAGTTTCGACCAGTGTTTGCCTGATCTGGTTAAATTCTTCCTGGACAGTGAGAAAGGCGTCAATAAGCATTGGATCGAAATGACGGCCGGCGTTGTTCACAATCGAGTCAACAGCCTGCCGGTGCGTCAGGCACCTGTCTTGAAGCATGGCGACGGTTGCCTCCTCATAGGCATCGGCAACAGCTATAATCCGGGCTTCGAGGGGAATTTCATTTCCTTGCAGCCCGTAGGGGTACCCTGTACCATCCCAGCGCTCATGGTGAAAGTATGCCATATTTTTGGCAAGGGATAAAAAATTGCTGCCCGGCGTGTCCTGTTCCATTGCCTTGATGACATCTCCGCCGGTCAAGGTATGATTGCGTAAAGTCTCTTGCTCTGAAACAGTTAACGGCTCAGTCTTGTTGAGAATTTCATTAGAAACAGCAACCTTGCCGATATCGTGGAGAATCGAGCCCTGATAGAGGTTTTGAACATATGTCGGGGTAATTATTTCAGCGTACAGTCCATGGTCACGGGCTGCAGTCGCAAGGGTTTTACAGTACTCCCTGATTCGTTCGAGATGACGGCCCGGGGTAATGTCACGGTATTCGGAAAGCTTGGCAAGTGCGAGGATGGTGGCATTCTCTGTCTGGCGGAGTTTGTGCAGCGAAGAGGCGAGGACTTTTTCCAGATGCTTGCGCTCACTGATGTCCCGGATAATTAACTGTACACCGGGAATTTTATTTTCTCTTTGCAGGAGAGCGCCGCTGATTTCGGTCAGAAGCGGAGTACCCTCAACAGTTGTAAGGGTGACCTGGAGATCGGAAATGGGGGTACTGTCGGTGATGAGCGTGGAGACAGCGGAGCGTAAGATACGCTGGTCCTCAGAGTCCGCAAGGTCGTAGAAGATCGTGCCGGGCGACAATGTTCCCGGGGTGAAGTGATGCAGAAAGGATGTGTTTGCCTGCAGGACCATACCATCTGTATCAATGAGGGCAACATTGTCGGCAATGGTTTCAAAGAGCAGTTGATAATGTTCTTCCGTTGCCTGTTGAGCGTCGGCCCGTCGCGCAACCTCCAGCTCCAGGCGCCGAGCTTGTCCGGCTAACGCCTCGGCTGCCGCGTGTTCAGAGGTGCGCAACAGGTGCTCTCGTTTTCGAGCATTGATGTCTGTCCAGTTTCGTGTGGCAGCGATGAAAATAAACCCGATCATGAAAAAGAGATTGCTGAACAGGCCCAGCTGTTGTCCCGGACCAAAGGATGTTGGTATGAAAAAGATCGTGATGACAAAAAGAACGGCCAGCGCAAATCCGCTGGCAATTGTCTGGAAGACGGAAAGGGGAGCAAGAGTCGTGTAGATCGTCATGGCAACCATAAGGCCGACATAGTAGGGAGTCGCTGCGTCACCTTGCCGGTATATGCTGAAAAGAATGGCCAGGCTGACAGCACTGTATCCGAAAAAACCGATAAGCCATGTCCACCGGTAGGATCGGCTGGTGTGGTTGATATACAGCAGGAGCACACAGGCGCCGATTGCCAGAAGCCGGTACTGTAAAAATTCGGAGCGCAACCCGGGCTCCACAAGCGTATCAAGCAGTGTCAGCAGGAGAAGGGTCCCTATGCCTGCCAGCAGAATATAGTACACCCGTTGATGATGAAGTTGTCGGGACTCCTGCCGAAAGGGATCAGGGTTGCCCATGGGTGTCTGTTGTGATGGATGACGGGTGCGTATGGAGAAGCAGATCGCGTCGTGCTGCTTTAAATTCCTGTTCTCTTTTCAAAAAGGCACTGACAATCATTGGGTCAAACTGACGTCCGCTCTCCTTGATGATGTACATGCGTGCCTGTTCATGGTTGTATGCAGGTTTATATGGTCTGCTGGAGGTTAAGGCGTCATAGACATCGGCAAGAGCGGTAATGCGTGCCGTAAGAGGGATCTGCATTCCGGACAGCCCGTTGGGGTATCCGCTTCCATCCCAGCATTCATGGTGATTGAGAGCTATTTCTTGCCCCATCTTCAGGAAACCGAGTTCCTCCTCCTCATAATCATCGAGAGTGAGTGCTTCACTCCCGTACAAACAGTGCTGCTGCATAATGCTGAACTCTTCGGCAGACAGGTGATCCGGTTTGAGTAAAATTGCATCCGGTATGCCGATCTTGCCAATATCATGCAGGATAGAGGAAAGGCAAAGGTCTTCGATGAACTGTGCCGTGATTATTCCTTTTATTTCAGGAAAGCCGGACAGTTCAACGGCAAGGATACGTGTGTATTCCCGAATTCTGAGCAGATGGCTGCCGGTGCAATCGTCTCGGCATTCAGCAAGGCGAGCCAGTCCGAAAATGGCGGCCTGGCGTGAGGTATCAAGGAGTTGGGACGATTTCAGGACTTCACGTTCCATTTTTTTTGTTGCAGTGATGTCACGGATGACCAGGTGATAATGCATGCCGGCCTGCGACAAGGCTATGTGGTTGCCACTGATTTCCACCTCGAGCCGGCGTCCCCGGGGTGTGATCATCTGTAACTGCACATCTCTGATTGCTCCTTCCTCGTTTATCCGATCAATGACACGTTTGACAAAAACATCCGGATCAGTTTCAAAAAGATAATCAAAGATCATCGTTTCTTCCAGGTTTTCAACGGTCTGGTTAAGCATGGCTGCGCCGAGCCGGTTGACCATACGGATGACACCCTTATCGTCGATCAGTACAACGAGGTCAGGCAGGGCGTTGTAGAGGTCAAAAAACTTCAGATCAGATTCTTCGAGCATTTCTAACCGTTTACACACTAATTGCTCTAGATTGTCCGTGTAGAGACGCAGCTCGGTTAAAATTGCACGTAAACTTGCTTTTGCTCGCAACGATTTGACGGTGATCTGGATTTCATCATAACATTGCACCGATGTGATAAGGATAATTGCAAAAAAGAAAAAGCTGTTGTTGGCAAGGGCAGGGACGGATATTGAGCCATGGCTCAGGGAGATGAGGGAAACGGTGACGGTGTACACCAGGTACATGAGCCCGCCCAGGATGAGAGATTGGGGAACGGTGAGCGGGAGAACGGAAAAACCGCCGGCTATCATCAGGAGGATGCCCACATAATATCCGGATGCAAATCCGCCTAAATGAACAGTCATTACGGTGATGACGATGGTTCCGAGGAGCATGGCGGACCACATGACGCTGTGCGAATATTGGCGGACCGGTGGATAGCGCAGCAGCAACAGCAGAAAAACCAGCAGGGCGACAAAACCTAACCGATAACCAAGGAACAACCAGAAAAAAGAGCGGCAATAAATAAAATCAAGCAGGGAGAAGAGGGAGAAAAAGACGACGCCCAGCCATAAGCAGACATGCGTACGCTGAATGAACAGTTCGTGCAGCTCCTTGGCACTATCGAACGGCTCAGTACCGGCTATGGACGGCATGGCTTTCCTATTCTTTGGTGGCAACAGCAAAGAGGTTCACCTGTGCCGGCTCAGTAATGATTGTTACCTTGTCACCAAATGGAGTCGGGGCAAACAGCTCCAGCAGGTCTGTTTCAGTTCGATATATCAACTCCCATTTCAACAGTTTGTCGAGGAAAAGTGAATCCGGATAATGCGTGAAGTTGCCAAGGAGCAGGGTGCCGCCGGGTTTGAGATGATGGTGACATTGGGTGATGAGAGCACGAAACAACCGGGTGTCGAGATAATCACAGAGACCGGCAGAGTAGATGATATCCAGCGGCTGGATATGGTGAGTTGCCCGTCCCAGAGCCCATTTGATCACATTTTCACTCATAAGTTTGATTGAGGCACGGTGAGGGAAGATGTTGACATACTGGTTCGTGTACTGGAGCGCTTCTGGATCAATATCAACGCACAGCGCCTCAATGTCTTCACTGTGGTCACAGACCGTCAGGAAATCGAACAGCTCACGGTTCGGACCGCACGCCAGGTTCATGATTCTTGTTGTTGTCCCATACCCCCTGGTGGAGCTGAGCTGCAGCAGCTGATCGCGCAGCAGAACACGCCGGCCCCGAATGGCCAGAGAGCCGGGACGCTGCAGGCAGAAAGCATCAACTATTTCACCGAGTTTACCTTCCCCTTTCGGCGTGTCTGCATATATGTGCTCCATCATGAGGAAATCACCGGCATACCCTTTGGGTTTGAAGTAGGCCCGTTCGGCAAAGTTGCTCCTCATAAAGTAGGGGAAAATTTCCTTGAAGACATATCCCCACATAACCTCTTCATAGCCGCTGCCGGCCATGGTTTGCTGAAAGAGTGGCAGGGAGCTGTTCAGTTCAGCCAACACATCGTGACAACGATTTTCACTTGCATCGTCTTTTTTGCCCTCTGCTTCTGCTTTTTGCAGTTTATGTGACAGGTTGAACAACTCTGATTTAAAGGCCTCCATGCGGCTGCCGATACTGTGCCACTGCGACGAACGCAGTAAAGGTGCGGGCAGAGGCTTGGCTTCGGTGTAGCGGCTGGCATGTCGGGTGGAAAGCGATTGGGCATAGCCGGTGATCGGTTCCCGTTCACCGGCGATCCGGCGGAATTTTCCACAGATGTTCTGGGTGAGATAGAGCAGAAAGTCGATATAGAGTTCGGGCTGATCGGCACGAAGCGTTGTCATTACTTCGGTATTAAAGATGGCGATGTGCGTATCTCCTGCAGCCTGGATATTCCGGACCCGGGATTCACCATCGAAAAAACCAATCTCACCGAAGAAGTCACCGGCCCCGATTAAGGCAACGGTGATTTTAGTGTCGGACCGGTCATTGTAACTTACTTCAACCGCCCCGTTTATCAGGTAATAGAAAGACTCTGCTGTTGATTCAGGGGTCAAAACCGATTCATCGGTCTGAAACGAACGGATTGTGGCAAAGGGCAGAACGCGTTCTAGCAGTGCTTCGTTACCGGGGCCGGGGAGATTGATTGGTGCGGAAGAGGGAGAGAGAGACATGCTGAACTCCTTGTGTAGAAAGTTGCGTGGCAAGCCGAAGAAAATCGATGGGTGTCGATATCTTTGCCGGTCATGGAATTTCCTGTCCTCTGAACAGGGGGTGAGGCTCAGCCGATGAATCTGTTCCCCCCCGGATATATCCGGGGTTGATTCTGAACCGCTGTTTCATTTCACAGACTGAGTTGACTGTAGAAATATTGTGCCGCAATAAAGAGGGAATATCAAGGACACAGCGGCTCTGATCTCTGTTGTTGCAGTGGGTTGAGCAACAAAGAAGACAGAAGAATCAGAAAAACGTAGAAGGACACCTTTTGGTCGGTTGTCAGTGGGTCTCAATTTCTCTGCCGAAAAGATTTGACAGCGTGGAAAGTTTCAGGATATACAAATCGCGCTGGAAAGACTCGTCCGACTTGAAAATGGCGGAAGTGCATGGGAATCGAACCCACCTGCCGAGTTACTCACTCGACACACCGGATTTGAAGTCCGGGAGAGCCACCAGTGCCCTTTCCACTTCCGATCCGGTATAAATCTACTCTTAGTCGGCTGGAAAAACAACTTTTATTGCTGCATGAACCGTAAGTGAACCAGCTTTAGATCCTGAAACTGTATAGCGCGAATTTTTTCAATGGAATGTGAACAACTCATACGCCTCATTAAGGATTGGTATCTTCAGGTTAAACAAGAGGTCATGGCTCCTGCGCGGATGATGCAGTTTGTCGATCAGCACGTCAAGAACTGCCGAGTATGTAAAACCGACCTGTTACTCCCTGACGAGATTGAACAGATACGGATGTTTGTTTTACCGGATGCCAGGATGCTCAAACCTTCCAGAACGTCTGGTCACGACGCCACGCCGGAAATTTCACCTGACGATGATGATGATTTTGAGACAGATGATCAGTATGAAGATGAAGATGGCCAGGATATCGAAGAAGATGAAGACGATATCGAAGAGGATGAAGACGACATTGATGTCGAAGACGATTTGACCGATGACGATATGATTTAAAATCGTCCCGGGAGCCGTAGCCGCAGGATAGGCTGCGTACCTTGACGAATGCCTGGTGCATCAGGGGACTCCCTGCAGGGGAAAGGGTGACAGATGCGCTGTAAGTGTTGCCGTGTGTCTGCCTTTACTGCGAAGCGACTGACAGATAAGCTTGCTGCCACCCTTTGGGCGAGGTCCGTGATGACTGTTGTTTAACGGACGACGGCAGGCTGCTGATCAGCGAGACGTCCTTTCTGTTTCGTATGTTCAAGAGTTGTCAGGGCAGTGGCAACCATGGATGAGACGTCGGTCAGATTGGCCGGCAGAATCATTGTGGTGTTTTCTTTGGCGAGTTTGCCGAACTGCTCAATGTATTTTTTTGCCACCTCCAGGTTTGCAGCATCCTGACCACCCGGCGCACTCAGGGCTTCAGCCACCTGTCGGATACCTTCGGCAGTAGCTTCGGCCACTTTGAGGATCTCCTGCGCCTGCCCTTCAGCTTCGTTGATGCGGCGCATTTTCTCCCCTTCCGAGCGTGCAATGGCCTCAGCCCGTTCGCCCTCCGCCCGATTAATCATAGCTTGCCGTTCTCCTTCGGACTTAGCGATTTCCGCTCGCTTTTCGCGCTCAGCCTTCATCTGTTTTTCCATGGCCTCAAGGACACTGCGTGGTGGCTGGATATCCTTTATCTCATAACGGAGTACCTTGACGCCCCAGTTTTCAGAAGCCTCATCCAGCGCCTCAACAACCTGCTGGTTTAAAATTTCCCGGGCTTCAAACGTATTGTCCAGAGTGATTTTACCGATGGCGGACCGCAGGCTGGTCTGTGCCAGTTGAGCCACGGCAATATGATAGTTATCGATACCGTAGGCAGAAAGACGCGAGTTAACGACCTGCACGTAGAGACAACCGTCAATCTCCATGGAAACATTATCTGCAGTGATACAGGTTTGGGCCGGTATGTCGATGGATTCTTCTTTAAGGCTCCGTTTATAGGCCACTCTGTCGAAAAAGGGGATCAGGATATGGAAACCGGCTTCTAAGGTGGTTCGATATTTGCCCAGCCGTTCAATAACATATTCGAACTGCTGATCGACCACCACCGCTGTTTTGATAAGAATAACGACAACAAAGACAACAAAAACCACGATGCCGACAAGTAAGTTGTCCATCAGATATCTCCTTTGGCAGCCATGGGGGCTACCTGTACTGTTAAGTTGTTTTTGCCTGTTATGCGGACGACTGTCCCCCTGGTCAATGTTACCTCGGCTGTTGCCTGCCAGAATGAGCCTGCATACTTAACAGTCCCGCTTGCAGGCGGAACAATATCTTCAACAACCTCGCCTGTCGCATTCGACGGCAAACCGTTTTCCATGGCGTCAATTTCCCGGCTTCGGCCGAGGAATATTTTTTTCAACGTGGAGCGGAGCAGGAGAAGTGTCGATATACTGGTGATCAGAAAAATCAGCAGCTGGCCGGCAGGAGAGAATGGATACAGATATACAGCAAGAGCTGTGCACCAGGCACCGATCCCAAAAAAGAAACCAATAAAACCAGGGGTCAGCAGTTCAAGAGACAGTGTTGCTATGCCAATCAAAAACCACAGCAACACTGGGGAAAGAGAAAAAAATGACATAAGTGAGAGGCTCCGGAAGAAATCAGTTTCTCTAAAAATAGCATGAGAATACAGGCGGGTCAAATAAGAAGGGTATCAGATTCTGCTCTTAATCGGCAGTGATATTCTGTGTTTTAACAGGGGGCGGCGACGATGCGTGCTGGAGGCTCAATCTGGCAGGATAGTTCAGTCCTGACTCTGTGCTTCAGTTGGCCTGATCTGCAGCACAAAACGGTTCGTACCTCAAATCACAGCAGTATACCGGTGACCTAAACAGAGTCTTTTTCAAAAGAGGCTGTTTGAGAAAAGAGAGGGAAAAGAGCAGGTGGGACAAATTTTTTCACCTTGGGAGCTGAAAAGGACAGTTTTTTGTACTTTTTTTGCTTTAATTCCTTGTCAATATCGATGTTCTTCCTTATGAGTACACGATAGTTTCGGAGCAAAAGAATACGCATTTTATGCCACATTGTCGTTTTGCACCTCTTTTTTATTCAAACCTCGTTTCGTGTCCAGGATCTTCTATGCTCTTTTTTTTACAACTGTTTTCCCATCGTTTTTGTCTTGACAGCCGGATATATCTGTACACTGTCTCCTGTCTCCTGCTCGTGCAGTTCACAGGAGCCCCGGTTTTCGCTGATCCACTGGAAGTACCGTCATCAGCCGATGCTTTGCGCGTTCAGATGACATCAGTTGAGCAAAAACCCGAGTCAGAGACTGCTGCAATGCCGTCAGACACGAATAATGAGACTGCCGAAGCGCAGCAGCAGCTGCAGCTGCAGCTGGAGCAACTGTACTTTGAGACCGAGGATAAAATAGGCGGTGAACCGATTTATACTGCCGGTTATCTCCTTGATCTGTACAGGAAGAATCAGTTCAGTCTTTTATGGGATAATCCGAAGAGCATTGTGCAGCTTTTGAAGGCTATTCATGCCAGTGCCGATGACGGTTTGACTCCTGAAGACTATCACCTTGAAGCTCTGATCCGCTACGGTCATGACGTCGCAGGGGGCGCATCGGTGCAAAAGCAGGTTGAATATGATCTGTTGCTCTCTGATGCCATGCTTTTATTGGCCCACCATAAGCGCGATGGTAAAGTAGATCCCCGCAAAGTTGAGGATAAAAAGAACCTTGAACCAGCCACCCCCCGGCCGTGGCCTGCTGACGCATATCTGACTGCTATTAAAGGCGGCACTGTGCAGGCGGTGTTGGATAAATTCTCCCCGCATCATCCATCGTACCTCAATTTGAAGAAGGCATTGCATGACTACAGACAGTTTGCCGCCAGGAGTGTTTGGCAGCAAATCCCCGGCGGCCAGAGCCTGAAACCAGGTATGACAGATCCCCGGGTTACGCTGATTCGAAATCGCCTGGCAGTTACCGGCGAACTGGCAGGCCGGTCGCTCGATTCCACCTTTTTTGACCATCAGCTGGAGACCGCTGTTAAAGTTTTTCAGACTCGGCATCATTTAGAGCCGGACGGGATTATCGGCAAGGCCACTCTCAGGGCCATGAACATCACAGCTGCAGAACGGATCGATCAGATACGGGCAAATCTGGAGCGGACCCGCTGGGTTGTCAACGACCTGCCTCATTCCAGCCTGATTGTCGATATTGCAGGCTTTATGCTGCAGTACTACCATAACAACGAAATGATATGGACAAGTAAGGTTATGGTCGGCAGGCCGTATCACCAGACGCCGGTGTTTCGTTCTGCTGTCACCTATCTTGTACTGAATCCAACATGGACTCCAACCCCGGATATCGTTAAAAACGAGACCGTTCCCAGTATTATCAACGATCCTGAATATCTGGCCAAGCAACGCCTGCGTGTTCTCGACAGCAGCGGGAATGAAATCGATCCGGAGACTATTCCCTGGCGGCAGTACTACGGAAAGGTACTCCCCTACACACTGCGTCAGGATCCTGGTCGCGACAACTCGCTGGGTTTGATCAAATTTCTTTTTCCGAACCCGTACCATGTGTACCTGCACGATACACCGAGTAAGTTTTTGTTTGGACGGACACAGCGGGCCTTCAGTCATGGCTGCATTCGTGTGCAGAATCCCATGGAGCTGGCCCGGCTGATGCTGGCCAACGATCCCGGCAATCCGACAACAGTCAAGAAAATCGACCAGATCCTGGCTTCAGGAAAGACCACCACGGTGATCTTAAAGCAGCCTCTGCCCGTGTATCTCATGTATCTGACCACAAACGTTCAGGATGGACAGGTGCTGTTCAAGCCTGATCTGTACAATCGTGACGAGGGGGTTGTTGCCGCATTGAATGCACCGCCGTCTCCTCTGAGTTTAACGGTGCAGCTTCCTGAGACGAAAGCCGGGCTGTCATTGTCCGGTCAACAGGTACGGACAGGGAAAAATGTCAGGTACGTGCAGAACGAGTCCCGGAAGGGTGCAGAATCCTCCGGGCAGGAGGCTCTGTAGTCGGGACAGAGATGGGTAGCTCCGGGGCGGGAACAAGCTCCATGCAAATACGCCTGTGCGCCCGGTATTATGACAGCAGCAGGACGGGACGCTGTCGTGTCACGGAGTCAGCCGCTGTGACCGCAATGGTTGCACAAAGAGCGACAGCGCTCAAGAGGAGAAGGAGCGCCTGGCCCCACTGTACAGACCACAGATGGTCAAACAACAGCCAGGAGATCGTGTAGGAACAGAGCAGGCTGCAGAAAAAAGCGATCACTGCCGCCGCAGTGGCAAGAGAGCAGAGTTCCAGTGTAAGCAGCAGCCTGATGGTGTTTCGACCGGCGCCCAGAACCCGCATCAGGTTGATTTCCCGTTCGCGCCGCAGTACATCCTGCCCGGTGACGGCAATCACCGCAATCAGCCCTGTGACCATAACGAGTGCAGCCAGGAAGCGAACGGCTCGAGTCAGCTGCTCGGTTATGTGCATTAACCGGGTAACCAGGCCATTGACATCAAGCACTGAGATGTTGGGAAAGCTTATGGCCAGTTGTTTGACCAGGTCAGGCTGCATCGTCTTGTCAACCCGGCTGACTGAAGCCAGAAAG
It includes:
- a CDS encoding SPFH domain-containing protein, with protein sequence MDNLLVGIVVFVVFVVVILIKTAVVVDQQFEYVIERLGKYRTTLEAGFHILIPFFDRVAYKRSLKEESIDIPAQTCITADNVSMEIDGCLYVQVVNSRLSAYGIDNYHIAVAQLAQTSLRSAIGKITLDNTFEAREILNQQVVEALDEASENWGVKVLRYEIKDIQPPRSVLEAMEKQMKAEREKRAEIAKSEGERQAMINRAEGERAEAIARSEGEKMRRINEAEGQAQEILKVAEATAEGIRQVAEALSAPGGQDAANLEVAKKYIEQFGKLAKENTTMILPANLTDVSSMVATALTTLEHTKQKGRLADQQPAVVR
- a CDS encoding NfeD family protein, translated to MSFFSLSPVLLWFLIGIATLSLELLTPGFIGFFFGIGAWCTALAVYLYPFSPAGQLLIFLITSISTLLLLRSTLKKIFLGRSREIDAMENGLPSNATGEVVEDIVPPASGTVKYAGSFWQATAEVTLTRGTVVRITGKNNLTVQVAPMAAKGDI
- a CDS encoding L,D-transpeptidase family protein; the encoded protein is MLFFLQLFSHRFCLDSRIYLYTVSCLLLVQFTGAPVFADPLEVPSSADALRVQMTSVEQKPESETAAMPSDTNNETAEAQQQLQLQLEQLYFETEDKIGGEPIYTAGYLLDLYRKNQFSLLWDNPKSIVQLLKAIHASADDGLTPEDYHLEALIRYGHDVAGGASVQKQVEYDLLLSDAMLLLAHHKRDGKVDPRKVEDKKNLEPATPRPWPADAYLTAIKGGTVQAVLDKFSPHHPSYLNLKKALHDYRQFAARSVWQQIPGGQSLKPGMTDPRVTLIRNRLAVTGELAGRSLDSTFFDHQLETAVKVFQTRHHLEPDGIIGKATLRAMNITAAERIDQIRANLERTRWVVNDLPHSSLIVDIAGFMLQYYHNNEMIWTSKVMVGRPYHQTPVFRSAVTYLVLNPTWTPTPDIVKNETVPSIINDPEYLAKQRLRVLDSSGNEIDPETIPWRQYYGKVLPYTLRQDPGRDNSLGLIKFLFPNPYHVYLHDTPSKFLFGRTQRAFSHGCIRVQNPMELARLMLANDPGNPTTVKKIDQILASGKTTTVILKQPLPVYLMYLTTNVQDGQVLFKPDLYNRDEGVVAALNAPPSPLSLTVQLPETKAGLSLSGQQVRTGKNVRYVQNESRKGAESSGQEAL
- a CDS encoding HD-GYP domain-containing protein; this encodes MPSIAGTEPFDSAKELHELFIQRTHVCLWLGVVFFSLFSLLDFIYCRSFFWLFLGYRLGFVALLVFLLLLLRYPPVRQYSHSVMWSAMLLGTIVITVMTVHLGGFASGYYVGILLMIAGGFSVLPLTVPQSLILGGLMYLVYTVTVSLISLSHGSISVPALANNSFFFFAIILITSVQCYDEIQITVKSLRAKASLRAILTELRLYTDNLEQLVCKRLEMLEESDLKFFDLYNALPDLVVLIDDKGVIRMVNRLGAAMLNQTVENLEETMIFDYLFETDPDVFVKRVIDRINEEGAIRDVQLQMITPRGRRLEVEISGNHIALSQAGMHYHLVIRDITATKKMEREVLKSSQLLDTSRQAAIFGLARLAECRDDCTGSHLLRIREYTRILAVELSGFPEIKGIITAQFIEDLCLSSILHDIGKIGIPDAILLKPDHLSAEEFSIMQQHCLYGSEALTLDDYEEEELGFLKMGQEIALNHHECWDGSGYPNGLSGMQIPLTARITALADVYDALTSSRPYKPAYNHEQARMYIIKESGRQFDPMIVSAFLKREQEFKAARRDLLLHTHPSSITTDTHGQP
- a CDS encoding cyclic nucleotide-binding domain-containing protein, encoding MSLSPSSAPINLPGPGNEALLERVLPFATIRSFQTDESVLTPESTAESFYYLINGAVEVSYNDRSDTKITVALIGAGDFFGEIGFFDGESRVRNIQAAGDTHIAIFNTEVMTTLRADQPELYIDFLLYLTQNICGKFRRIAGEREPITGYAQSLSTRHASRYTEAKPLPAPLLRSSQWHSIGSRMEAFKSELFNLSHKLQKAEAEGKKDDASENRCHDVLAELNSSLPLFQQTMAGSGYEEVMWGYVFKEIFPYFMRSNFAERAYFKPKGYAGDFLMMEHIYADTPKGEGKLGEIVDAFCLQRPGSLAIRGRRVLLRDQLLQLSSTRGYGTTTRIMNLACGPNRELFDFLTVCDHSEDIEALCVDIDPEALQYTNQYVNIFPHRASIKLMSENVIKWALGRATHHIQPLDIIYSAGLCDYLDTRLFRALITQCHHHLKPGGTLLLGNFTHYPDSLFLDKLLKWELIYRTETDLLELFAPTPFGDKVTIITEPAQVNLFAVATKE
- a CDS encoding HD domain-containing phosphohydrolase, with the protein product MGNPDPFRQESRQLHHQRVYYILLAGIGTLLLLTLLDTLVEPGLRSEFLQYRLLAIGACVLLLYINHTSRSYRWTWLIGFFGYSAVSLAILFSIYRQGDAATPYYVGLMVAMTIYTTLAPLSVFQTIASGFALAVLFVITIFFIPTSFGPGQQLGLFSNLFFMIGFIFIAATRNWTDINARKREHLLRTSEHAAAEALAGQARRLELEVARRADAQQATEEHYQLLFETIADNVALIDTDGMVLQANTSFLHHFTPGTLSPGTIFYDLADSEDQRILRSAVSTLITDSTPISDLQVTLTTVEGTPLLTEISGALLQRENKIPGVQLIIRDISERKHLEKVLASSLHKLRQTENATILALAKLSEYRDITPGRHLERIREYCKTLATAARDHGLYAEIITPTYVQNLYQGSILHDIGKVAVSNEILNKTEPLTVSEQETLRNHTLTGGDVIKAMEQDTPGSNFLSLAKNMAYFHHERWDGTGYPYGLQGNEIPLEARIIAVADAYEEATVAMLQDRCLTHRQAVDSIVNNAGRHFDPMLIDAFLTVQEEFNQIRQTLVETE